Proteins from one Azospirillum brasilense genomic window:
- a CDS encoding DUF6925 family protein, translating to MSDLTSLLRNALNDPATGWSLGAFGAIAEFIRDPDEPATLRDDGPELEARTARGGLRLRPTPAIRAVPYRTRSGSLAVALCLPRHVGAMNRRGVVTELGPDREAIAEADRDALLFDLGLGVFQTDVCVRSSDPVTIARLRAVAGTELLAPGNPLPPDLPALSPDRVFIGPFGRIEVSQPIPPPDGRSPEGPHTHVLPKLLAHNRTHAATVPIPDGWVPSLYLSPPAESFAAWEGLGH from the coding sequence ATGAGCGACCTGACTTCCCTGCTGCGCAACGCGCTGAACGACCCGGCCACCGGCTGGAGCCTCGGCGCCTTCGGTGCCATCGCGGAGTTCATCCGCGACCCGGACGAACCCGCCACCCTGCGCGACGACGGCCCGGAGCTGGAGGCGCGGACCGCCCGCGGCGGGCTGCGCCTCCGCCCCACGCCGGCGATCCGCGCGGTGCCCTACCGGACGCGCAGCGGCAGCCTCGCCGTGGCCCTCTGCCTGCCCCGTCACGTCGGCGCGATGAACCGGCGCGGCGTGGTGACCGAGCTGGGTCCCGACCGCGAGGCCATCGCCGAAGCGGACCGCGACGCCCTGCTGTTCGACCTCGGGCTGGGCGTCTTCCAGACCGACGTCTGCGTCCGCAGCTCCGACCCCGTCACCATCGCCCGCCTGCGCGCGGTCGCCGGGACGGAGCTGCTGGCGCCGGGCAACCCGCTGCCGCCCGACCTGCCGGCGCTCAGCCCCGACCGCGTCTTCATCGGCCCCTTCGGCCGGATCGAGGTCAGCCAGCCGATCCCGCCGCCCGACGGCCGCAGCCCGGAGGGTCCGCACACCCATGTCCTGCCGAAGCTGTTGGCCCACAACCGGACCCACGCGGCGACCGTGCCGATTCCGGACGGCTGGGTGCCCAGCCTGTACCTGTCGCCGCCCGCGGAGTCCTTCGCCGCGTGGGAGGGGTTGGGGCACTGA